A stretch of the Panthera uncia isolate 11264 chromosome D1, Puncia_PCG_1.0, whole genome shotgun sequence genome encodes the following:
- the LOC125939415 gene encoding sperm acrosomal protein FSA-ACR.1-like → MKKFLLLMSLYLVGSARGASGQPDEPPGSMDHQASVQQFSGGYFSLGNPSDGEALYETSSDESSLSEHTSGGHASVEHASGEHASGEHTSGEHTSGEHAAGEHMSGEHTTGEHTSGEQPSGEQTSGEKPSGEQTSGEQTSGEQSSSEKPSGEQVLAEKPSGEQVSAEKPSGEQVLSEKPSGEQASGEQASGEQASGEQASGEKPPGEQPSGIPPSSTLSGPILNCHTCSYMNDQGKCLRGEGVCSTQNSQQCMLKKIFEGGKLQFMVQGCENMCPSMNLFSHGTRMQIICCRNQSFCNKI, encoded by the exons ATGAAGAAGTTTCTCTTACTAATGAGTCTTTATCTGGTTGGATCTGCCAGAG GAGCATCAGGTCAGCCTGATGAACCTCCTGGTTCTATGGATCATCAAGCTTCCGTTCAGCAATTTTCAGGTGGGTACTTTTCACTTGGAAACCCTTCAGATGGTGAGGCTTTGTATGAGACTTCTTCAGACGAGAGCAGTTTAAGTGAGCACACCTCAGGTGGGCACGCTTCAGTTGAACACGCTTCAGGTGAGCACGCTTCAGGTGAGCACACTTCAGGTGAGCACACTTCAGGTGAGCATGCTGCGGGTGAACACATGTCAGGTGAACACACCACAGGGGAGCACACTTCTGGTGAACAACCTTCAGGTGAACAGACTTCTGGTGAAAAGCCTTCAGGTGAACAGACTTCTGGTGAACAGACTTCTGGCGAACAGTCTTCCAGTGAAAAGCCTTCAGGTGAACAAGTTTTGGCTGAAAAGCCTTCAGGTGAACAGGTTTCAGCTGAAAAGCCTTCAGGTGAACAAGTTTTGAGTGAGAAGCCTTCAGGTGAACAGGCTTCCGGTGAACAAGCTTCAGGTGAACAAGCTTCAGGTGAACAAGCTTCAGGTGAAAAGCCACCGGGTGAACAGCCTTCAGGCATTCCACCTTCAAGCACACTTTCAG GCCCGATATTAAATTGCCACACATGCTCATATATGAATGATCAAGGAAAATGTCTTCGTGGAGAGGGAGTCTGCTCCACTCAGAATTCCCAGCAGTGCATGTTAAAAAAGATCTTTGAAG GTGGAAAACTCCAATTCATGGTTCAGGGTTGTGAGAATATGTGCCCATCAATGAACCTCTTCTCCCATGGAACCAGGATGCAAATTATATGCTGTCGGAATCAATCTTTCTGCAACAAGATCTAG
- the LOC125939435 gene encoding protein PIP-1-like, with protein MGASLLLLGLSLLLGFLQALPCFQCPRVNASGVCETGESVCETQGSQRCFLRKVYEDDRLLYGYQGCGDLCLSMSFFRQSVQVDFVCCNDTPFCNRF; from the exons ATGGGTGCGAGCCTCCTGCTGCTGGGCCTCTCCTTGTTGCTGGGCTTCCTGCAAG CTCTACCGTGTTTCCAGTGTCCACGAGTCAACGCCAGCGGGGTTTGCGAGACTGGGGAAAGTGTCTGCGAGACTCAGGGCAGCCAGCGGTGCTTCCTGAGGAAGGTCTACGAAG ATGACAGGCTCCTGTATGGATACCAGGGCTGTGGGGACCTGTGCCTCTCCATGTCTTTCTTCAGACAAAGTGTTCAAGTGGATTTTGTATGCTGTAATGACACCCCTTTCTGTAACAGATTTTAG